Proteins encoded together in one Anaerotignum faecicola window:
- the spoIVA gene encoding stage IV sporulation protein A has protein sequence MEQYDIYKDIAERTEGNIYIGVIGAVRTGKSTFIKRFMDMLVLKNIDDDYVRERTRDELPQSAAGKTIMTTEPKFIPNEPVAITMGENINLNVRMIDCVGYLIKGAEGHMEGDMPRMVNTPWSSEPMPFEKAAETGTEKVIKDHSTIGIVVTTDGSITDIPAENYKEAELRVIEELKELNKPFVVLLNSTHPFSAETLAIKEKMEEEYCETVIPVNCAQLKEDDIIEILSSILLQFPVKEIGFNMPQWIDTLDFNHYIKKALVSSLKEIMKNVNKVGDVKKQVEIFKENPYIRKAFVDNINLGTGNADVEIVFDEGLFYKVLSETLGMPLENDYQLISVIKELSQIKDEYGKMGTALADAKHKGYGIVMPSFSDITLEEPELYKQGSRYGIRLKAKGRSIHVIKADIEAEVSPIIGTEEQTKDYMDALKRDFADNPQKIWELNLFGRSLESLVADGMNNKLYRMPEDAQFKLQETLEKIINEGNGGLICILL, from the coding sequence ATGGAGCAGTATGATATTTATAAAGACATAGCCGAAAGGACCGAAGGCAACATTTATATCGGCGTAATCGGAGCTGTAAGAACCGGTAAATCAACATTTATCAAAAGATTTATGGATATGCTTGTGCTGAAAAATATTGATGATGATTATGTACGCGAAAGAACGCGCGACGAATTGCCGCAGAGTGCGGCCGGAAAAACAATTATGACAACTGAACCGAAATTTATACCAAACGAGCCGGTGGCGATTACAATGGGAGAAAATATAAATCTCAACGTAAGAATGATTGACTGTGTCGGTTATCTTATAAAAGGCGCCGAAGGGCATATGGAAGGCGACATGCCGAGAATGGTCAACACCCCTTGGAGCAGCGAGCCAATGCCTTTTGAAAAAGCAGCCGAAACGGGCACTGAAAAAGTAATCAAAGACCACTCTACAATAGGAATTGTTGTTACGACCGACGGAAGTATAACTGATATACCGGCTGAAAATTACAAAGAAGCCGAATTACGCGTTATAGAAGAACTTAAAGAACTCAATAAACCGTTTGTTGTACTTCTCAATTCAACCCACCCTTTTTCTGCCGAAACGCTTGCCATTAAAGAAAAAATGGAAGAGGAATACTGTGAAACCGTTATACCGGTTAACTGTGCTCAGCTGAAAGAAGATGATATTATCGAAATACTGAGCAGTATACTTCTTCAATTCCCTGTTAAAGAAATAGGCTTTAATATGCCTCAATGGATTGATACGCTTGATTTTAACCATTATATCAAAAAAGCTCTTGTCTCTTCTTTAAAAGAAATAATGAAAAATGTAAATAAAGTAGGAGACGTTAAAAAACAGGTTGAAATTTTTAAAGAAAATCCATACATACGGAAAGCGTTTGTTGATAATATAAACTTGGGAACAGGCAATGCCGATGTTGAAATCGTATTTGACGAAGGCCTTTTCTATAAAGTGCTCAGCGAAACTTTGGGCATGCCGCTTGAAAATGATTATCAATTAATCTCCGTAATTAAAGAACTTTCACAAATTAAGGATGAATACGGAAAAATGGGCACAGCGCTTGCAGATGCAAAACATAAGGGATACGGTATAGTTATGCCAAGCTTTTCCGACATTACTCTAGAAGAGCCTGAACTTTATAAGCAGGGGTCAAGATACGGAATACGCCTTAAGGCGAAAGGCAGAAGTATACACGTTATAAAAGCTGATATTGAAGCGGAAGTAAGCCCTATAATAGGAACCGAAGAGCAAACAAAAGACTATATGGATGCGCTTAAAAGGGATTTTGCGGACAATCCTCAAAAAATTTGGGAACTTAATCTTTTTGGCAGGAGCCTTGAATCCCTTGTTGCCGACGGCATGAACAATAAGCTTTACAGAATGCCCGAAGATGCGCAGTTTAAGCTTCAGGAAACTCTTGAAAAAATTATAAACGAAGGAAACGGCGGACTCATTTGTATTTTGCTTTAA
- a CDS encoding ABC transporter ATP-binding protein produces the protein MAALIEFKNYSMGFQSRKGHVDNLLDHINFTIEEGKAVGIVGESGCGKSMTSLSIMGLLPEGVKVQGGEILFQGNDLLKKNRKEMQKIVGKDITMIFQEPMTSLNPVLTIEKQIGEVLKKHYPNLSNQEVHEKVIKELDAVGIANPEERAKQYPHQFSGGMRQRVMIAMAIICGPKLLIADEPTTALDVTIQAQVLDLMKSLKQNGSLMLITHNLGVVAQVCDEIVVMYAGRVVEKGTLKDVFDNPKHPYTQGLMKSIPTLDSVKEDLYTIPGMVPGIRDFPKGCRFAPRCDKVCPECMEQVPPIIQINEKHQVQCFLYNNDIINGKGGETVG, from the coding sequence ATGGCGGCTTTAATTGAGTTTAAAAATTACAGCATGGGATTTCAGTCCAGAAAAGGCCATGTTGATAATTTATTGGATCATATCAACTTTACCATTGAAGAAGGCAAGGCCGTTGGAATAGTCGGCGAATCAGGCTGCGGCAAAAGCATGACAAGCCTTTCTATTATGGGGCTTCTGCCTGAAGGCGTAAAGGTTCAGGGCGGTGAAATTTTATTTCAGGGAAATGACCTGCTGAAAAAGAACAGGAAAGAAATGCAAAAAATTGTAGGCAAAGATATTACCATGATATTCCAAGAACCTATGACGTCGTTGAATCCTGTGCTTACCATTGAAAAGCAGATTGGGGAAGTACTGAAAAAACACTACCCAAACCTTTCAAACCAGGAAGTTCATGAAAAAGTAATTAAGGAGCTTGACGCTGTAGGAATAGCAAACCCGGAGGAACGTGCCAAACAGTATCCTCATCAGTTTTCCGGCGGGATGCGCCAGCGCGTAATGATAGCCATGGCCATAATTTGCGGGCCTAAGCTGCTTATTGCAGACGAACCTACAACCGCTCTGGACGTTACTATACAGGCGCAGGTGCTGGATTTAATGAAGTCTTTAAAACAAAACGGTTCTCTGATGCTTATTACGCATAATTTAGGCGTCGTAGCGCAGGTATGCGATGAAATTGTAGTCATGTATGCCGGGCGCGTAGTTGAAAAAGGGACTTTAAAAGACGTTTTTGATAACCCGAAACATCCATATACGCAGGGCCTTATGAAATCAATACCTACTTTAGATTCTGTAAAAGAAGATTTGTACACTATTCCCGGCATGGTTCCGGGAATACGGGATTTTCCAAAAGGATGCCGTTTTGCGCCAAGATGCGACAAAGTTTGTCCCGAATGTATGGAACAGGTCCCGCCGATTATTCAAATAAATGAAAAACACCAAGTGCAGTGTTTTTTATATAATAATGATATTATAAATGGGAAAGGAGGAGAAACTGTTGGCTGA
- a CDS encoding ATP-binding cassette domain-containing protein, translated as MGKEEKLLAEPVLKAENVTKYFDIGGGLFKKADKVHAVENVSFSLYDGETLGIVGESGSGKSTLARVILGLVPITSGKVFYNGNDITGIKGPNAKYLRQELQMVFQDPYASLNPRLKIGNAIMEPMLVNKVVQTKEDAKKRTLELLELVGLHAQAADRFPHEFSGGQRQRVGIARALAMNPKILICDESVSALDVSVQAQILNLFNKLKKQLKLTYMFIGHDLSVVKYISDRILVMYLGEVIEMAETEELFSHTLHPYTKALISAIPLPTTEKQDDRILLEGDIPSTVNPPSGCRFCMRCFMAKEKCRHEHPKLEEIRPGHFVSCHYWNELEGGAEID; from the coding sequence ATGGGAAAGGAGGAGAAACTGTTGGCTGAACCTGTTTTAAAAGCCGAAAATGTTACAAAATACTTTGACATAGGCGGCGGACTGTTTAAAAAAGCTGATAAAGTACATGCCGTTGAAAACGTCAGTTTTTCTTTATATGACGGTGAAACTCTGGGCATCGTAGGCGAGTCCGGCTCAGGCAAATCAACTTTGGCCCGTGTTATACTTGGGCTTGTTCCCATAACAAGCGGAAAAGTTTTTTATAACGGAAATGACATTACGGGAATAAAAGGACCTAACGCAAAGTATCTGCGTCAAGAACTGCAAATGGTTTTTCAGGATCCTTACGCTTCCCTTAATCCAAGACTGAAAATCGGCAATGCGATTATGGAACCTATGCTTGTAAATAAAGTAGTTCAAACAAAAGAAGACGCTAAAAAAAGGACGCTTGAACTTTTGGAACTTGTCGGGCTGCATGCGCAGGCCGCCGATCGTTTTCCGCATGAATTCTCCGGGGGACAAAGGCAGCGCGTCGGAATTGCACGAGCATTGGCGATGAATCCCAAAATATTGATTTGCGATGAATCGGTTTCCGCACTTGACGTATCAGTTCAAGCCCAAATATTAAACTTATTTAATAAGCTTAAAAAGCAGTTAAAGCTTACATATATGTTTATAGGACATGATTTATCCGTTGTAAAATATATAAGCGATCGTATTTTGGTAATGTATTTAGGGGAAGTAATTGAAATGGCTGAAACGGAAGAATTGTTTTCGCATACTTTACATCCGTATACAAAAGCGTTAATTTCTGCCATTCCACTTCCAACTACTGAAAAACAAGACGACAGAATACTTCTTGAGGGCGATATTCCAAGCACGGTTAACCCGCCTTCCGGATGCCGATTCTGTATGAGATGTTTTATGGCTAAGGAAAAATGCCGTCACGAGCATCCGAAATTAGAGGAAATACGCCCCGGGCATTTTGTATCATGTCATTATTGGAATGAATTGGAAGGAGGTGCGGAAATTGATTAA